A region of the Muricauda sp. MAR_2010_75 genome:
TTTTCGGGTGGAGTCCACCCGTGATGGGCAATCCAAAACTGCAGAATTCGAAACCGGAAACCTGACCAACGAAGAGCTGCTGGAAGAGACTTCCAGACGGCGTGGAACCAAAGTAAGTTTTGTACCGGACGAGTCCATTTTCAAAAAATACAAATACCGAAATGAGTATGTGGAACGCATGCTCAAAAATTACGTCTACCTCAATCCTGGGTTGACCATTGTCTTTAATGGCGAAAAATTCCATTCAGAGAATGGATTGAAGGATTTGTTGGAGGACAACAATAATGAAGACGATTTTCTATATCCCATCATTCACCTAAAAGGGGATGATATTGAGGTAGCCATGACCCACAGCAAAACGCAATATAGCGAGGAGTACCATTCCTTTGTAAATGGGCAGCATACCACACAGGGCGGAACACATCAATCCGCTTTTCGGGAAGCTGTGGTAAAGACCATTCGTGATTTCTACGGAAAAAACTACGATGCTTCAGACGTAAGAAAGTCAATCATTTCTGCCATCTCAATTAAAGTGATGGAACCTGTTTTTGAGAGCCAGACCAAGACCAAGTTAGGCTCTACGGACATGGGTGGAAAACTGCCCACAGTACGTACCTATATCAATGATTTTGTAGGCACCCAACTGGACAATTACTTGCATAAAAATCCTAAAACTGCTGAGGCTCTCCAACGCAAAATTGTTCAGGCCGAAAAGGAACGAAAGGAACTTTCAGGCATTCGAAAATTGGCTAGGGAACGCGCTAAAAAAGCAAGCCTTCATAATAAAAAATTGCGGGACTGTAGGGTACATTTACAGGACATGAAGAAGGATCGAAGATTGGAAACCACCCTTTTTATTACTGAGGGGGATTCTGCATCAGGCTCCATTACTAAGTCGAGGGATGTAAATACGCAAGCTGTTTTCAGTCTTCGAGGCAAACCATTGAATTCCTACGGAATGTCCAAAAAGATTGTCTACGAAAACGAGGAATTCAATTTACTACAGGCCGCGTTGAACATTGAGGAATCCATGGAGGATTTGCGGTACAACAATATTGTAATCGCCACGGATGCCGATGTAGATGGGATGCACATTCGGTTGTTGTTGATTACCTTCTTTTTACAGTTTTTTCCAGAATTGATCAAGGAAAATCACCTGTATATTCTTCAAACGCCGCTTTTTAGGGTTCGCAACAAAAAAGAAACCATTTATTGTTACAGTGAAGAAGAGAAAAGAAACGCCATTGAAAAATTGACCGGAAAACCAGAAATCACCCGTTTTAAGGGATTGGGTGAGATTTCTCCGGATGAGTTCAAGCATTTTATTGGAGACGATATTCGATTGGAACCCGTAATGTTGGACAAGGCCATGAGCATAGATAGTCTGTTGCAGTTCTATATGGGCAAAAATACCCCAGACCGACAAGAATTTATCATAAATAACCTTAAAGTTGAACTTGATCTAGTTGAGGAAAACCAACTATAAACCTATTAAATGCACGCCCTTCTAAATGGAAGAGAACGAAGAACTGAATGATGAAGGTTTAGAAAACCAAGAGGACAATTCCCAAGATAGCCTGGTCAAGGTTACTGGGATGTACAAGGATTGGTTTTTAGACTACGCTTCGTACGTGATTTTGGAGCGGGCCGTTCCCGCTATTGAAGACGGATTCAAGCCGGTACAGCGCAGAATCATGCATGCCCTCAAGGAATTGGACGATGGTCGTTACAACAAAGTGGCCAACGTAGTGGGGCATACCATGCAGTACCACCCCCACGGTGATGCCAGCATTGCGGATGCCATGGTCCAAATTGGACAAAAGGACCTACTCATTGATACCCAGGGAAACTGGGGAAATATCTTGACTGGTGATGGTGCTGCCGCGTCCCGATACATTGAGGCTAGACTTTCCAAATTTGCATTGGAGGTAGTCTTTAGCCCAAAGATTACTGATTGGCAGCTATCCTATGATGGTAGAAAAAAAGAGCCTGTTCATTTACCGGTAAAGTTTCCCTTGTTATTGGCACAAGGGGCAGAGGGTATTGCGGTTGGGTTGTCAACAAAAATATTGCCACATAATTTCATTGAGCTTATAGAT
Encoded here:
- a CDS encoding DNA topoisomerase IV subunit B, which encodes MSQTQYTEDNIRSLDWKEHIRMRPGMYIGKLGDGSSADDGIYILLKEVIDNCIDEFVMGAGKTIEINIKDNTVHVRDFGRGIPLGKVVDVVSKMNTGGKYDTRAFKKSVGLNGVGTKAVNALSTYFRVESTRDGQSKTAEFETGNLTNEELLEETSRRRGTKVSFVPDESIFKKYKYRNEYVERMLKNYVYLNPGLTIVFNGEKFHSENGLKDLLEDNNNEDDFLYPIIHLKGDDIEVAMTHSKTQYSEEYHSFVNGQHTTQGGTHQSAFREAVVKTIRDFYGKNYDASDVRKSIISAISIKVMEPVFESQTKTKLGSTDMGGKLPTVRTYINDFVGTQLDNYLHKNPKTAEALQRKIVQAEKERKELSGIRKLARERAKKASLHNKKLRDCRVHLQDMKKDRRLETTLFITEGDSASGSITKSRDVNTQAVFSLRGKPLNSYGMSKKIVYENEEFNLLQAALNIEESMEDLRYNNIVIATDADVDGMHIRLLLITFFLQFFPELIKENHLYILQTPLFRVRNKKETIYCYSEEEKRNAIEKLTGKPEITRFKGLGEISPDEFKHFIGDDIRLEPVMLDKAMSIDSLLQFYMGKNTPDRQEFIINNLKVELDLVEENQL